Part of the Zonotrichia leucophrys gambelii isolate GWCS_2022_RI chromosome 12, RI_Zleu_2.0, whole genome shotgun sequence genome, CGCCCAGCTGACGACTCAGAGGACGAGGTGCTGGCTGAGCTACGCaagaggcaggcagagctgaaggCGCTCAGCGCACACAACCGCACCAAGAAGCACGAGCTGCTGAGGTGAGAGCAAGCAGGCTGGGGTGGGTGCAGGGAGGAGGCTGgctgcctggcagggcctgacaccccctgtgccctgcaggctggCCAAGGAGGAGCTGCACCGGCAGGAGCTGCGGCAGCGTGTCCGCATGGCTGACAACGAGGTGATGGATGCATTCCGCAAGATCATGGCTGCCCGGCAGAAGAAGCGCACGCCCACCAAAAAGGAGAAGGACCAGGCCTGGAAGACCCtgaaggagagggagagcatCCTCAAGCTGCTGGATGGGTAGCAGGGACCAAGGACCCACCCACTCTGTGTGGGCCTCACCCGCAGGGGGCTGCCCTGCCTGAGCCCTGCCGCCACGGGACAGAACTGGCACAGCCTCCCCCACGCCCTGAGTGTGCTCAGCCTCCCTGCTTGGATGAAGGAGCCCAGCTGCTGTCTCCCCCTGTGTAGGGCTGTCACTGACCCAAGCTGGGCACTCTGTGGACTTGTGGAGGTCCCTCCCTTCCACTCCCATGTCCCCCCTGCACTCCCCTGTTATTCCGGTGCCATCAGCCAGGTGACTGCAGGGGCCAGATGTGATGGTGCGATTCCCACGgtcccctgtccctctctgtgaTGCGGGGCAGGGGCAGATCCCAGCCCCATGGCTGGACTGGGGGGAGTGGGGACGGGAAGCGGCTGGAGGGGTGAGGGGCCGGGTGTGTGGGTGGCCGAGCTCTCCATGTTCCGGTGGTTTCTATTGCCGCGAGCACCGGCAATAAAGGCAGCCGTGTGCAGGTGACGGTGTGGTGACATTGGGAACAGCACTGTCCGGCTCTGGGGGGTGGGCTCGGTCTGGGGAGGGGGGCGAGGAGTGGCGGGGCCGGGTCTGTCCTGCACTCCCTCGTGTCTCCCCAAGGGATGCTCTCGCATCCCCACGGCAGCTACGGGGGGAGCCAGGGGGTGAtgccgcgcccgccgccctcCCCGCGCTTTTCCCGCGTGTCCACGCGCGCCCGCGGTCACGCGtgtccccccccctcccctaCCGCGGCCGAGCCGCCCCCTCCCATTGGCAGCGGCCGCGTCTGCCCGCCCTCACCGTGACGTCAGCGCTGTCCGGCGGCGCCGCGCCGGGAGGAGTCGCCGCTGCTCCGCCgcggggcccggggccggggccgtcGGTAagggcgggccggggcgggggcggcgtGCCCACGCGCGGAGGAGGTCGTGCCCACGCGGGACACTGAGTAGCGGCGGCGGAGCTGCGCATCACCCGCGCCacgcagctctgctcccacgCGTgtcccgcccgccgccgctgTGCCGGCTGGCGGGCGCGGGGAATGGCGGGGGGGACCCCCCGGGCACCTACGCGTGTGTCTGGAGCCCTCCCGTTGCCTGCCCGCCCCGCACCCGCCCATGGGCGGGCATCGGGAGGGTCCCAGCGCGTTCCCCCACTGGGACAATCTACGCCAAAACTCCTGCGTCGCACAGCTTGTTCCCATCTTCCCGGGATGACAACCACCGCCCCGTAGCACCCTGTCATGCCCGTGTCCCCATGCCATCCCAGCACGCTGACAGCCTGTCCCCACTCGTGTCACAGGTGGGAGTGGGTGGCCCTACAGGGCACCATGCCGCTGGGGCAGGATGGGCCCAGCTGGAAGAAGAGGATCGAGGATATTCAGCGGATCTATGATTTCCGAGATGTCCTGGGCACGTGAGTTGCAGACTGGGGTGACACGCCAGTGACAGTGACTTGTGGTGATGGGTCTGGCCCCTCAGGTTTTGCCCAGTCCTCCATATGGAACCAGCTGAAATCCTTGCCCAAGGTGGGACTTGCATTTGAGGGGACATGCTGTGGGGCACAGGTGCCAcgtccctctggcactggctggttcctgggctgtgctgaggatacCTGAGGGTGGTCCCCTGGCTGGCAGAGGGgttcctggcagtgcccacggCATGGTAAGGCTCTTAGGCTGGATTAGCAGGTTAATTATGTCAGGGCTTAGAGCCCAGCACAGCGCGAACAcagtgcctgtccctcctgtctcttccccacctgggcactgccaacagctctggctggctcctgggtgtccctgggtgctccagggtggcacagcagaggAATGCTGCAGCCTacatgggggctcagccccagcacagctcgaCCTCGGCAACACCACAGCCTTACCCTGCCTGATTTGGGGATGGTGCAGCCACCCTGGGAGGGCGGAGGGTTCCAGGCATCCTATCGCTGGCAGGGCCCATGtccggccatcccagccagccGCTCCTGCTTGCTTTTCTCCTATAAATAGCTGGACTTTCTGCCTGTCGCCATGACAATCGTGGCACGGCGGCATcggcagctctgctctggctgtggctgccgTGCCCTGCTCATCCCTCACCCCCCCAGGGGGGCCTTCTCCGAGGTGGTCCTGGCGGAGGAGAAGGCGACGCGGAAGCTCGTGGCCATCAAGTGCATTGCCAAGAAGGCGCTGGAGGGAAAGGAGACCAGCATTGAGAACGAGATTGCCGTCCTCCACAAGTAGGGGCCGTCCCAGCACCGGGGTGGGGGTTTCACTCTGTGCCCCCCACCCGGCACAgccccccagtgccagcactcATTGCTGCGTGTTATTGCCAGTGCCCAAAATAGCCAGCGGCGCGTGATGACCTGCGGCACggagcctggctgctccctgtcccctgggggCTGGCGTGGGGGCAGCCCGGTGCCCTCTCACCACCCCCTGTGCCTCCCCCTGCAGAATCAAGCACCCCAATATCGTGGCCTTGGATGACATCTACGAGAGTGGCACCCACCTCTACCTCATCATGCAGCTGTGAGTGACGTTGTGGGGCTCCTGAGGGGCGGGGGGGCCGTGCTGACAggtgctgcccatccctgcagggtcTCGGGGGGGGAGCTCTTTGACCGCATTGTGGAGAAGGGTTTCTACACGGAGCGCGACGCCAGCGCCCTGATCCGGCAGATCCTCGACGCCGTCAAATACCTGCACGACATGGGCATCGTCCACCGTGACCTGAAGGTGAGCAGCTGAGGGGGAACACACAGCACTGTCATGGCACCAGGCAGCAGGagaccccagtgtcacccctccctctgccctcctctccTCACAGCCCGAGAACCTGCTCTATTACAGCATGGATGAGGACTCCAAGATCATGATCAGCGACTTCGGGCTGTCCAAGATCGAGGGCTGTGGCAGTGTCATGTCCACAGCCTGTGGCACCCCTGGCTATGTGGGTGAGTGCCTGCCATGGGCTGCCACCACCCTATCTGTGGAGTTGGGATCCCCACACAGGTTGGGGTCCCCCCTCACCGCTAccttcccctcagcccctgAGGTGCTAGCACAGAAGCCCTACAGCAAAGCAGTGGATTGCTGGTCCATCGGAGTCATCGCCTACATCCTGTATGTATCCCCACTCCCACTCccactcccctcccctcctggaGGCCTGGCACCTTGGGGCTGCCTGGGACCAGCAAACCCCTCTCCACTGCCCCTCTAGGCTCTGTGGTTACCCCCCTTTCTATGATGAGAACGATGCCAAGCTCTTTGAGCAGATCCTGCAGGCAGAGTACGAGTTTGACTCACCCTACTGGGATGATATCTCAGACTCAGGTGAGCTGAGACCACCAGTGCAGTGGGGCCTGTGAGCCTGGTGTGGCTTCACAGTACCCAGAGGAATAGAGGacactcagagctgctccatgctCTGTTGCAGCCAAGGACTTTATCCAGCACCTGATGGAGAAGGACCCTGCCAAGCGATTCACCTGTGAGCaagccctgcagcatccctggtaATGGGGAGACCTATTGCTGTCTGCCCCCCTCTCCAGctcaccccacagcagccatGGGATAGGAGTGCCCTGGCTCACTTCTCTCTTGCTCCAGGATTGccggggacacagccctggacaAGAACATCCACCAGTCAGTGAGCGAGCAGATCAAGAAGAATTTTGCAAAGAGCAAGTGGAAGGTGAGTgtggggtgctggtgggtgctAGGGGGTGTAGCAGCCCCTCAGGCACCCCATACCAGCTGACACTGGGGTCAGTAGCAAGCTTTCAACGCCACGGCGGTGGTGAGGCACATGagaaagctgcagctgggaaccaGCCAGGACATCCCTGGGCAGACAACTTCCACGAGCCCCGGCGAACCGTTGGTTGGAGGGACCAGCAATGGTGAGCCCCAAACCCCCTatccccatcccagagccctcAAGCTGCCACCAGGATCTCACCCTGTTCCTCCCTGCAGGGTCAGAGTGTGGGCGCCCACCCCCAAGCAGAGCTCAGCGTCTCCCACCAGactgagcacagccccacacagctgcctCCAAGGGGGCCCAAGGGGGTCCAGCCATGTGGGGTGGggggctctgcagtg contains:
- the CAMK1 gene encoding calcium/calmodulin-dependent protein kinase type 1; the protein is MPLGQDGPSWKKRIEDIQRIYDFRDVLGTGAFSEVVLAEEKATRKLVAIKCIAKKALEGKETSIENEIAVLHKIKHPNIVALDDIYESGTHLYLIMQLVSGGELFDRIVEKGFYTERDASALIRQILDAVKYLHDMGIVHRDLKPENLLYYSMDEDSKIMISDFGLSKIEGCGSVMSTACGTPGYVAPEVLAQKPYSKAVDCWSIGVIAYILLCGYPPFYDENDAKLFEQILQAEYEFDSPYWDDISDSAKDFIQHLMEKDPAKRFTCEQALQHPWIAGDTALDKNIHQSVSEQIKKNFAKSKWKQAFNATAVVRHMRKLQLGTSQDIPGQTTSTSPGEPLVGGTSNGSECGRPPPSRAQRLPPD